A region of the Apium graveolens cultivar Ventura chromosome 6, ASM990537v1, whole genome shotgun sequence genome:
CTTATACAGAAGTAAGATCGGTAATATACAAACCTCAGCCATCTTCTTATCAAAAGTAACAGTACCAGTTGCCACCATTTCAGTAGGTTGAAAATTTCAGAATCAACGTCTATAATCCCACCCTTTTTGAGCTTGCCTCTAGCAGTTGCTACGATCTGAAGAAGAAATTCATCAGCTGAATCAAAATTGGGGATCTTAAATATGGATACCAACGTCTCGGCAGGACATAATTTAAGAATTTCCCTTACTGCACAAAGTAGACATTGAACAAAAAGAATTAATATGTACCAAGCTAAGCTGCAACATTGCAAAAATAATAGGTTGATACTTGTAGATAATAAATTTAAAAACATACACATTTCAACGGTTATGGATTCTGAGACTGAGACTGTACAACATGAATATTATTGTAAATAAACTGTAACTCCATGTGAATCAAGCTTGTTAAGAAATATTAATTCAAGCCATTGACAGTCAGGAGGTTTACAAGTTAATTTCCCTTTTTccaaaaaatataatatataaccTTGTGTGGAAAAAATAACCATACGATGTAATTCACAAGGAACAACCAACGGGCCCTTGAGTTATTATCTTAAAATATCTGATACTAATCATTAATTATACAGAAAATTCTACCCCCAGGATGACATTAACACAATAAAGATCAGCATCTATTTGGTTCGATAAAATCATAAAACTGGATTATTATTCTAGGAGATCATATGCTTATGTGTATGATTCACTACATACAATATGAAATTTCTGACGATTTGTTTACTCTATTACCTGGACCAGCAGGATCTTCTAACTTCTCAATTCTCTTGCAATTTCGAAGAGCAATAGATGCATCACTCTCTCCAGATCTTGCCATAACTACCCCAGGGCAATCCAACAATTTAACATTTTTATCTAACTGAACTTCTTGCATAGATCTGGTCAGTCCTGGAGTAGCACCAACATTGACAACATGACATCTCCTCAAGCTGTTAATAAGACTACTCTTTCCAACATTGGGTAGGCCTACAACACCAACTGAAATTGATTTCTTCATCTGCAAGGGAAACATGCTGTTAATCAGAGTTTAAACAATATTGAAGATGAATgcaaaaaagaaaaagaattcAGAGGGCAAACAACTATATACGAACAAAAACCAAGCTATACATATATAAACATCTTTAGTCCTGACCATAGTCAAAACTCTTCGGTGCAATATTATGATCATGCTAACTATTCACAAGCTGGACATTCCTGCCCGTATAGGCAACCCTTATATAAGAAGCTTAAACTCCAAGATAGTTCAAATCTCCTAACAGTTGACAAGATCCACTCCATTCGCAGCAAGGCCACAACTTATGATGAAATCTGCAATAGGCTTCAAGCTTCATATtcataaagtttgaaaataaaaCCTACTCTTGTCAACCCCCTTCAAATAACCTTACATATAAGTAAACAACATATCACATAAGTTGGGTGGGCAGTGAGTGGCTAACACATAATACAAGTTAAAATAAACTATTACTATACGTGTTTACATTCTATTCAGCTGGTGTGCAACAAATACTACTTGCTAAGTGGCTCAAAGTACCGAGCCTAATCCAATATACAGATTCACTTGTACAATGATTATAGGCAAAACATTAGGAGGTCACAATCTGTGTCGTTGGTGTTGAAACAAGAACAGAAGCTGCTGCCAAAGTCGCTATAAGAACAGAAACAGTACTGTTTAACCTCTGTCCTCTTATCAAAAGAAGTGGGATTCCACTAGGCTATAAGCCAAGGACAGGAACTATTTTCACCCCTAGCTACTTTCTATGAAGTTAGACTATGATCTTAAGCTCCCATGGCAAGATGTACAGATCCATATCATTAGCAGAAACACTACAAGCATGACCGCATACCATACTCATGTAGATATAACAATAATGATGTGGTTTAAATTTAGgtgatttaaaaaaaataacaaaCTTTTATATCAGTCCATACCTCATGGCTTCTTGAGTAGTTTTTAAGCAATTTGATAAGCGTTTCAGCTCCAAGGCAGTCACTGGTTTGAAGAAGATTGCTAGATTTTGCAGTAGCTTTGGCAGCCTTCGCAGTCTTCGGTGCAGATTTCCAACCCAAGTTTGACCTCTGCTCTTGGGTGCTACACTTAAAAGCTACTGTTGGTAGTTCTTCTCTAAGATACTTCAGCCACTTCTCAACAGCTTCCCGAGGGACAAGAGCTGTAATGTAAGAACACAATTTAAAAGTGGGAAAATGAAGCATGAAGGAGGATACTTTTGAGACTAACAAATTTATTACCACAATTTATTAGTGTGATTAGATGTCACTACACTTAAAATATTAAAAGATTCTATAAGAATTGCATAGGTCGCCAAATATAATTTTTGAGAAATTGTACAACAAAATTCTAAATCTGAATTGAATTGTCTATAAAATCCGCTATCTGTTACAAAATGGAAATTTTATAACACATGTTAATGTAACGCGTGTTCTTGCATGTAATTAACAAGTCTCGTATCCGTTCTCGTATCCGTGAACGGATCGCTCTGAGCTGAGCTGTTTTAACCTAAAAGTGCTATTGCGGCAACCCATCACAACATAActggggcaataatctcttcaagaacagtcaagtcttCTCGAGAATTTGGCGACTCAGATGATTATCTAATTCTGATAAAACTTCATAGAGCTAAGTGATTTTCTCTAATTTTTTGTCAATTTAGTCTCTAATTATATTTTGTTTGTGCCTTCGTGTTTGTTTCGTTATTTGGTTTAATTTACCTGTTCTTGTTAATTTGTGATATATAAATGTCTCATTGTTGCGCGTATAGTAATAttcccaacaatcttgaagagattatttgTCTTATATTGTAATTAACAAGAAGGTTAACGAAACCGGTGATGTTCTTAAGACTGGTTCTGATTCTGGCGTTACTGCTACCATTGATTGGACTACGTATCGTTTTCCCCAGCCTATTGATTTATGTGGTATGCCTGATAAATTCAGTGGTGGGGCTTCTTTTTCTCGTTGGCAGAAAAAGATGAAGCTCTGGTTAATGGTTAAGGGTCTATGGTCAGTGGTGCAGTATGATCCTCCTGTgttggatcaagagaaagctgaatttgttaaggtttatgctttatgggctgagaaggatggggtggctagggcagccaTTTTGGCAGCCTTGGTGAAcaccttgttcgatgtttattcatcagatgcctatactgctaaggtcttatgggataagctggaccaaacccacAATACTGATTTTCAAGGACTTGAGAAGTATtctgtggctaggtttcttgatttcaagctggtggatggaaaatccatgcctgaacaggttcatgagtttgagatgttggttCATGTTTTGGGTGAGTCTGGTATGGTCTTTCCTGAGAAGTTTCGGGTTATGTCAatgattgaaaagctccctaagtcttggaaatagtttgctctctccctgaaaagatcaaaaggagagatcacatggactaacttgatgttggacatctctgtgcaggagcaacacaagtccaaacaaggaCATGTGATGCTTGCTGAACATGGGAGCTTGAAGGTGAATGTAGTGATTGTAGAACATAAAAAAGGTAGTCACTAAGTAGGGtaacactaaacctgacaagaaTAAGGATAAGAAACCAAAGGCAAACAAatcatgttggtcttgtggacaggttGGTCATTGGAGTAAGGACTGTCCTAGTAAGAAAGTTAAGAAAgatggagtggtagctcaagaaaatactgtgcttggacttgaAACCACGAGTGGGCCTATATCTAACATGGTCActggtgaggttgttgcctctggaatcgatgacgggtatgttacttacaaccttgtactactttccacttatctgtcacatgagtggttgattgatactggagctaatgtgcatatttgtgctgatattagtttgttcgtatcttatcaacagagtcatggagtaacagtgacgatggggaatgctagtgctgcacaagtTCTTGGAGTAGGAAACGTGGGCttgaagtttgcttctgggcgtATTCTGTCTCttactagagtgcatcatgtaccctctattcgtagaaatataataagtgaaAATTGTTTAGTTAAGAatggctttgaactttctttgaaatgtaataaagtagtgATTACTCACACTGGTACATTTTTTTGGCAAGAGTTACTTGTCTAatggtttgtttttaataaatgttgaactCATTTTGGGtgattttattaatgatagttttgaaccttctgttaattgtattgaatcatttgatttgtggcacttacgactggtcatttaaattttggtgttctaaagaatatgatgaatttagagttgattccaaagcatgccattgataagaaatctaagtgtcaagtgtgtgtaactgctaaatagacaaggaaaccttttcataatgttgtgagggattcagacttgttagatttagttcACTCGGACATATGTGAATTCGATGGTGTGTTGACTAAAAatcactgtagatatttcattacctttatagatgattgtagtagatattgttatgtttattttcttaaacataaggatgaagTACTAGATAAATttattatgtataaaaatgaagctgaaacacaaactgGAAAAGTACTTAAACATTTGAGATCTgtagaggtggtgagtatatgagtaccttatttaataaattttgcacaagcaatggtatagttcatgaggttactccaccatacaccCCTAAGTCTATTGGGGTGGCAGAGCGAAAGAATAGAACctttaaagacatgattaacagtatgctgATTAATTCTGGGTTacctaagtacatgtggggagacGCTCTGAATACGGCGTGCCATATTCTGAATAAAGTCCCTCTGAAATATATGGACAAGACAccttatgaattatggagaaacATAAGACGAGTTTGAGTTATCTTTGTGTGTAGGGGttccttgctaaggtgcttgtccctgtacacaagagaaagaaactgggtccgaaaactgttgacagtatctttctgggctatctaGAAACCACTACTTCTATAAGATTTTTAGTATTGAAATCtaacatagatggtattgtggagaatacgatagttgagtttcgtgatgcaactttctttaGGGAAGTGTTCCCTGTGAAGTATGGTATACCTTTGGGTaattctgaggatgatcccactcatACATCAAGTTCAATTCTTGATCATGTGGAaaatatgacaaatatgggagCGGATCCTAGTAGTAGCTCTACTTCTAGTTAAGTAGAGGAACCcagaaggagtaagcgtgcaaaggtagttaaggactttggaagtgattt
Encoded here:
- the LOC141665597 gene encoding guanine nucleotide-binding protein-like NSN1, whose translation is MLHFPTFKLCSYITALVPREAVEKWLKYLREELPTVAFKCSTQEQRSNLGWKSAPKTAKAAKATAKSSNLLQTSDCLGAETLIKLLKNYSRSHEMKKSISVGVVGLPNVGKSSLINSLRRCHVVNVGATPGLTRSMQEVQLDKNVKLLDCPGVVMARSGESDASIALRNCKRIEKLEDPAGPVREILKLCPAETLVSIFKIPNFDSADEFLLQIVATARGKLKKGGIIDVDSEIFNLLKWWQLVLLLLIRRWLRFVYYRSYFCISTGHLLGYIFSCIIRMEHVYGSKKTEHVYG